One window of Trifolium pratense cultivar HEN17-A07 linkage group LG5, ARS_RC_1.1, whole genome shotgun sequence genomic DNA carries:
- the LOC123886040 gene encoding uncharacterized protein LOC123886040, translating into MNNSEQPRQNPTRELTPFERMFVQPIPPPTPPIQPRRIRRAPTNGQSEIIPTPFVWATNRRATVQSFDYLLENKIFYITGDVQCKRCDKTYQISFDVRYKFPEIAQFIAENRHTMNDRATIWMNPRLSRCENCNQENCVKPVIADKKKSINWLFLLLGQMLGCCTLEQLKYFCKHTNNHRTGAKYRLLYITYLGLCKQLDPNGPFNV; encoded by the coding sequence ATGAACAATTCAGAACAACCTAGACAGAATCCCACTCGAGAACTAACGCCATTCGAGCGCATGTTTGTCCAACCAATCCCACCACCAACACCACCTATTCAACCTCGTCGCATTCGCCGTGCACCTACCAATGGACAAAGTGAAATCATCCCTACCCCTTTTGTATGGGCTACTAATCGTAGAGCAACCGTTCAAAGTTTCGATtatcttttggaaaataaaatctTTTACATCACTGGAGATGTTCAGTGCAAGAGATGCGATAAAACATACCAAATATCCTTTGACGTGAGATACAAGTTTCCAGAAATTGCACAATTTATCGCCGAAAACAGGCACACAATGAATGATAGGGCAACAATTTGGATGAATCCAAGATTGTCTAGATGTGAGAATTGTAATCAAGAAAACTGTGTGAAGCCGGTAATCGCCGACAAAAAAAAGAGTATCAATtggttgtttttgttgttgggaCAAATGCTTGGTTGTTGCACTCTTGAACAATTGAAGTATTTTTGCAAACACACAAACAATCATAGAACAGGTGCAAAGTATAGACTGCTTTATATAACTTATCTTGGACTGTGTAAACAACTTGATCCTAATGGACCTTTTAATGTTTGA
- the LOC123887184 gene encoding pentatricopeptide repeat-containing protein At2g34400 produces the protein MLISKHQFFIKNTNHSSSLTLLLSLLKQCPSIKTLQQIHTQMIIHSIHKPNHLLSQSITLKDFNYSSIIFSHIIPHPNDYAFNIMLRATTTTWHNYPLTINLYNQMKMLSITPNKFTYPFVFLACGNLEAVREGRLAHSEVFKLGLDADLHTVHSMITMYFRCGEFGFARKVFDEISDKDLVSWNSLISGYAKMGRAREAVEVFVRLREESGFEPDEMSLVSVLGACGELGDLELGKWVEGFVVERDMKLNTYIGSALISMYGKCGDLVSARRIFDGMPSRDVITWNAVISGYAQNGMADEAISLFHSMKESGVNPNKVTLTAVLSACAGIGALDLGKQIDEYATQRGFQHDIFIATALIDMYAKCGSLESAQRVFNNMPWKNDASWNAMISALASHGKAKEALSLFQRMSDEGGGARPNDITFVALLSACVHAGLVDEGHRLFDMMSTLFGLVPKIEHYSCMVDLLARAGHLYEAWDLIEKMPEKPDKVTLGALHGACRRKKNVDIAERVMQMLLELDPSNSGNYIISSKIYANLNMWDDSARMRALMREKGVTKTPGCSWIEVDNELREFRAGDGLSLDSTDIFNIIDLLYEDLKKEGYVPKIVD, from the exons ATGTTGATTTCAAAGCAccaatttttcatcaaaaacacAAACCATTCTTCATCATTAACATTACTACTATCCCTTCTTAAACAATGTCCCTCTATAAAAACCCTTCAACAAATCCACACCCAAATGATAATCCATTCCATTCACAAACCAAATCACCTTCTCTCACAATCCATAACCCTCAAAGACTTCAACTATTCCTCCATAATTTTCTCACATATAATTCCTCATCCAAATGACTATGCTTTTAACATCATGCTTAGGGCTACCACTACTACTTGGCATAATTACCCTCTTACAATTAATCTttataatcaaatgaaaatgtTAAGTATTACTCCTAATAAATTTACTTACCCGTTTGTTTTCCTCGCTTGTGGGAATCTTGAAGCTGTTCGTGAAGGGCGATTGGCTCATTCCGAGGTTTTTAAACTTGGGTTGGATGCTGATTTGCATACTGTGCATTCGATGATTACGATGTATTTTAGGTGTGGGGAGTTTGGGTTTGCACGTAAGGTGTTCGATGAAATTTCTGACAAGGATTTGGTGTCGTGGAATTCGTTGATTTCTGGGTATGCGAAGATGGGGCGTGCGAGGGAAGCAGTTGAGGtgtttgtaaggttgagggaaGAGTCTGGGTTTGAGCCTGATGAGATGAGTTTGGTTAGTGTTCTTGGTGCTTGTGGTGAATTGGGGGATTTGGAATTGGGGAAGTGGGTTGAAGGGTTTGTTGTCGAACGTGACATGAAGCTTAATACGTATATAGGTTCTGCTTTGATTAGTATGTATGGTAAGTGTGGTGATTTGGTTTCGGCTAGAAGGATATTTGATGGCATGCCAAGCAGAGATGTTATTACTTGGAATGCAGTTATATCAGG ATATGCTCAAAATGGAATGGCAGATGAAGCAATATCTTTATTTCATTCTATGAAGGAGAGTGGTGTTAATCCAAATAAAGTTACCCTGACTGCAGTTCTGTCTGCATGTGCCGGTATTGGGGCTTTGGATTTGGGGAAACAAATTGATGAATATGCAACACAAAGAGGATTTCAACATGATATTTTTATAGCTACTGCATTGATCGATATGTATGCCAAGTGTGGAAGTTTGGAGAGTGCCCAGCGAGTTTTCAACAACATGCCTTGGAAAAATGATGCTTCTTGGAATGCTATGATCTCTGCGCTTGCTTCTCATGGCAAAGCCAAGGAAGCCCTATCACTTTTCCAGCGCATGTCAGATGAGGGTGGTGGTGCTCGCCCAAATGATATAACGTTTGTAGCGTTGCTTTCGGCTTGTGTGCATGCAGGCTTGGTTGATGAGGGACATAGGTTGTTTGATATGATGAGCACATTGTTTGGATTGGTACCAAAAATTGAGCACTACTCTTGTATGGTTGATCTTTTGGCACGTGCCGGTCATTTATACGAAGCTTGGGATCTCATTGAGAAAATGCCTGAAAAACCAGACAAGGTTACATTAGGTGCTTTACACGGTGCCTGTCGAAGGAAGAAAAACGTAGATATTGCAGAACGAGTTATGCAGATGCTTTTAGAGTTGGATCCTTCAAACTCTGGAAACTATATCATCTCCTcaaaaatatatgcaaatttgAACATGTGGGATGATTCAGCAAGGATGAGAGCGTTGATGAGAGAGAAGGGTGTCACTAAAACTCCTGGTTGTAGCTGGATTGAAGTTGATAATGAATTGCGTGAATTTCGTGCTGGCGATGGTTTATCCCTTGACTCTACAGATATATTTAACATAATTGATTTGCTCTATGAAGATCTCAAAAAGGAAGGTTATGTGCCAAAGATTGTTGACTAA